In Colletotrichum higginsianum IMI 349063 chromosome 1, whole genome shotgun sequence, the DNA window GAGAAGGAGGTTCGGCGTTGAGAGGGAGTGCGACGCCGTCATACAGCTGCTCATTTCTTTTTTAGCTCCTAACCTCATGATCGCGAAGTTCAGACATACCGCACCAAAGCAAACCTCATCATGTGGCTGTTGGTTCTCATCACCTTCGTCGTTGAACGCGTTCGCAAAAGTTCGCAGCATCATGTAGAGAACTTTCTTAGGTCATCATTGTGTCTAAGAGAGATTTGAATTCATGTTTGTCGGGGCACGAAATCAGGCTCTAGATTTTGAAAATCGCCTCGCGTCCTGCTGACAGCTGGCCGCTACCCAGCCACCATCCAAGGCGCATAATTTGGGCGCAGCAGCTCTTGTGTGATGCTACAACGACCTACCATTCGTTGGTTGGACTTGTTGAATCTGCAGGCATTTCACAGGGCGGAATTCCTGACGCCATGCTGCATGCGAGCTCCTTGGTCACTGCATGAAAGAGCGAAATGCGTTTTGCTGCCCCTAAAAACCCCTCGTCCCTCGCTCGCCCCCTCCTCGCTGATAACAATGTCTCTGCTGTTAATTTTACGACCGTATTGAACTAACCTTGATCGGACTGAGAGGGCTCAGATGATGCCAACATGAATCCGTCTTCCCAAGCGAACGCCGGATTCCAGCGCGCTGCGACCAAGTTCAAGCAATCCATACCCAAGACCTTGTGGGACCAGTTCGCCTATGACAGCAACAGCCTCTCATCTCTCAACGCCGAAATCAAGGCGATCCAGAAAAGCCATGGAGAGAAGGGCTCGCTGCGAAATATGGCTCGACTGGGAAATTTCATCGAAGCCATGACCCAGTTTGGCAAGGTGATAGAAGTCTTTGTCAATGCGAGCGAGTTTGTCTGCTTTGTTTGGGTAAGTCTCGGGAGGGAGGGCTTTGATTGCATGTTTTTCGACTGAACTTTGGCGTGTTAGGGTCCGATGAAATTTCTCCTTGGGGTTAGTTCCATCTCCAGAGCTGCCCATGCAGTGTTTTTAACAACGAGATGAACGTCTAGGTTGCGAAAACCCATCTAGATACTTTCGACAAACTACTTAACGCGTATGACCAGATTGGAAGCGCTATCCCCGGCCATCTGCTCTACAAGGACATGTTCAGCGAACATCAAAATCTTAAAGTCATCTTGGAAGACTACTACTCTGACGTCCTTCAATTTCATGCAGAGGCCCTGAAGGTCTTTGGACGATCCAGTTGAGTGATTGTGAACCAAACAATGAATTTCCTGTGCTGACTCTCAGCGTAGAATTCAAAGATCTTTTTCATGCAACGTGGAAAACATTCGACAGTCGATTCGGTCCCATTTTGCAGAGTCTCCAAAGTCGGCGAGAGTTACTGGAGAGCGAAAAGCTCTCGGCGTCTCTTGACCATATTCACAATGTTCGACAGAGAATCGATAATCTTTACCAAGATCAAATACGGGCTGTTGACGACAAAGTGCGAGAGAAGCATCGATCTAGAATGACTCTGATCAAGGAGAAGCTTCGCGCCCCAGAATACTACCTTGACCAAGAGGTTGCGGCTGGGAAAAGAGAAGGGCTCAATACTGGTCGCTGGTTGTTCGAGGAATCGCAGTATACCTCTTGGTCGGATCATACCGTCTCTGCGCACTCGATTCTGTACCTCAATGGTATACCTGGGGCTGGTAAGCACATCGCCGTTATCTTTGACGAGGTTTCCGGATGCTGACTATGAAATGTGTACTGTCTTAGGAAAAACCACTCTCGTTTCTTCGATCATCAGCAGACTTCTTGAGATCCAGTCCTCCAACCCGTCGCTACCACACTCCGTGGCGTACTTCTACTTTAAGCACGGGAACTCGGAGAAGAACAATCACGACAGCTTCTTGAGAGCCGTTCTAACGCAGCTCATCAGTCAAGATACCGCGACGTCGCAGGAATTCTTCCAGAAGCTATCATCCCAAGCTGACGTCAACATTCGGTCTAGGGAGAGTCTTCAAACATTGACTAAAAGCGCTCTCGAAGAGTACCGCGTCTCTTTCCTGGTCCTCGATGGACTCGACGAATGCGACCGAGAACAAGCCGAGGTCACCGTCAAGTGGCTCTTGTCGCTTCTTAACGATGATCGGTACATCCATAAATCAAGTTTGCGAATCCTGTTCTCTGGGCAGCGAGATGGGCTTTTGGATGTCCTCCTTTGTGCTTACCCGACAATCTGTTTGGAATCCTCGGAACACACGGCCGACATAGAGAAATACTGTTTTCAGTACGTCCCGAAGTTTCAAAAGAAGTTTCCAATGACAAAGGAACTCGAAACAGACATTTTGTCTTTGGTTTCGACAAGATCACAAGGTGAGTGTTTCCGACACTCGTTGTTCTATGGTTTTTGGCTTACAGGTGAAAGGAATGTTTCTATATGCTCGCGTGGTCCTGGAATATCTCCTTCACCAAGTCAGCGTCGGAAAACTGAAGAAAGCCATCAAGCCAGATGTTTTCCCAAACAAACTCGAATCTGCGTAAGCGCTTTCTGCCTACACTTTCTTATCAACGTTTGCTAAGAAGTATCAGATACGAAAGAATTACTGCCAGTATTTACGAGTCGGAACACGAATCCGAGCGGGAGACTGCACAGAAGATCATCGCTCTCGTGGTCACTGCAAAACGGGACCTGAAATGGCGAGAAATACAGTCCTTTTTTTGCATCGACAGCAGCAATGGGACAGTTGATCCCGATGAACGATTGCAAGTCAAAGCCAAAGATCTTTGCGGCTCGCTTGTGGATGTTCACCCAATCAACGGCCAAGCAAGCGAGCATGAATATGCTGTGCGGATTGTTCACGATACTGCTCGAAGGTAGTTCTGCACCCCGCAAGTACTAAAATGATCCGAAACTCACTGTGTTTTACAGATACCTCATCAACAAGAAGATAGTCAACGACGCTCTCGAGAATGCCCGTATTCTGTCTTTCTGCATGGAATATCTGACTTCTGGGCCGTTCTCAAGAATCAACCGATCACACACAGTAGCGGCACATGCCCGGCGGGCGTACTACTCGCTTCAGGATTACGCCGTCGCACACTGGTACGACCATGCCACTGAGCTAGCAGCTATCCGAATGTATGACTCGGAACATTGTCCTGAAATGTGGGAAGAGTCTATGAGAGCAGCAAGCCTGTTAGCACGTTTTCTCGTGGACTATGGCAGCTCGGTCGATGGGATCGGGGGAGGCGATACTTCCGTGTCCTTACAAGCAACATTGGACAAGCTACCGAGCTACGAGAGGGATCGAGTCTCACTTCTCAACATTGTGCAACGGACGACTTGGATTCGACAAGAAATAGAAAACCTGGAGAATCTTGCGGACGACGAAAAGCAAATTCTGGCCGAGCTTCATGGGTCAAATGTCGGCTACAAGTGCCACAAGCCTTGGTGTCTTATGTTTGCCACCGGATTCGATAAGTCGGACGAGCGAGAAAGCCATATGAATCGCCATGAACGTCCCTTTCTCTGCCCCTTCCACGGCTGTTTTGGATCCATTGTAGGATTTGAATCCAAGGTCGTTATGGACCAACATCACAAGAAGAACCACTCGGACGCACCACCGACAATACCACGCTTCCCAACACCCAGGAGAACCAGAACATCCCTCGATCTTTTCCGAGCAGCTTCACGGGGTGACATCGACGAAGTTACACAACTCCTTGATAATGGGCACGACGCAAACAGAACAAAAGCAACACTCTTCAAGACTCCACTGTGGATATCTGCAAAGAATGGCAGTTACGAAGTGTGCAAGCTCTTGATCGAGAGAGGTGCGCATTTGAACCAACCTCATGTGCGTGGGTACCAGATCCACAACCTACCCCTTGCGACGGCCTCTGAAGGGGGGCATGTCAGCACAGTCCACTTGCTTCTGAAGGCTcatgagaagaagaagcatACTCTCTATACCTCAGGATTCTTGACGGCACTCCAAGGAGCAATCCAGCGGAATCATTTGGAACTTTTCGAGTTGCTTTTGTCCTTTTATCGGTTAATCAATTTTAAAGATACGTGGGTCTCAAGACGAAAAGTGCTTCTTGAAGCCTGTGGTTGCGCTCAAGTCTCCATGGTCAAGCTGCTCCTTCAGAACGGGTTCCAGTCAGAGGCCGATTACTCCTGCATAGATGCCTGCCTGTCCAAAATGAAGGACGAACCTGAGGTCTCGGATTGGGCGGTACAAATACTGGAAGCGTTGCTGTCAACTGGCCAACCCGAAATCACAAATATGGACAGTTGGTTGATTTCGGAGGGACACCAAGCGATTGTTTTCATGATTCTGTCATATCCAAAGACACGTCTGGGGCGTTTGTCCCTCATAGATTTGCTCGATTTAGCGACCAAGAAGTCCTCCGCCAATATTGTCGATCTGCTAAACAACCTCCTAGCAGAGGCGATTGCAGCGGATGAGAACGAAATCATCCCAGACTACATCCAAGCGACTGCTAGACTCTCTGCAAACGCTTCAAGATCCTTGGAGAGTGAGACATCAGATTCTGATTAGCTGGTTCTTCCAAATCGGCAGTCCGGCCTGAAAATTGGATGGGGCGAGGGTGAAGATAGTCTGGAGTGGCTTTGCAACACTCCATAGATATGACTTAAGCCATATTTCAAGTGTTTTACCGTCCTTTGACCTTGTAATATCCTGCGTTGACTTAGCAATTTAGCTCGGAAGTCCAATGGCATAAATTCAAGAACAGATCAGCTCGACTCCCATGGACGTGCAGGATTGCGGATAGGATTGACTTGAGCACACTCAAAACCGGACATATGCGCCGCTTGTTGGTCATGACACGTAATGAATTAACACCGAATTTGATAACTCCGCAAGTCTACCCCAACGGAGTCAACTCCCCCCTGTACGGCTTCTGTATTGAGTCCCTCTTCGCGTCGTCGATCTTCCAAACGCCCTTGGTATGCTTGTCGTGCAGCTGCCAGTCGACGCCTTTCGTCAAGCGGTGAAACACTTCGTGGTCCTCGCCGGGGATGCTCTTGAAGAACAGCGGCTCCCACGTCTCGCCCTTGCTCCGCTCCTCGGCCCGCATGCGGCGCTGggcctcctcgatcttgCTCTTGGCGTCGACCGTCGCGCGGAAgtcgccgcggccgagcCCCTCGATGACGCCGTTCCAGGCGCGGCGCGACTCCCACGGGTCCTGCTCCGGCACGGGCTCGAGCTCCACGGGCGCGGGcaggttgtcgagggcgtcgacctcgtagTGCTCGAGCACCTCGCCGGTCCTGGCGTCCTTGACGGTCCAGCCCTCGCTCCAGCAGCCCTGCAGCTCGTAGATGgtgttcttcttgtcgttcTTGTGGTAGACGCGGGCCTCGAAGGAGTTCTTCTTGCCGCGGaagacgccgctgccggagAACTTGATCTCGGAGACGTAGCCCGTGTTGGAGACGACGTAGTAGgtgccgaggacctcgggGTACAGGCAGGCGTTGAGGAAGCCGCGGACCTTGACCTCGGGCAGGGGGATGAGGTAGTCCTCGTCATAGCGGTCGATGTGCAGGACGGCGTGGCCGACCTGGCGGATGTTGACGCTGCTGGAGAAGGTCATCTCGACGCGGGCGTAGCCGTCGGCGCGGATGCCGTGCTCGCGGCTGGCCATGTGCATGGCGGTGATGGGCGGGTGGTGGCTGacctgctcggcgacgagctcggtgCGGGCCTTGCGGTCCGAGTCGGTCCAGgaggcgaggaagagctcgccgaggaaggcgttgAGGGGCTTCTTGATGCTGACGCcgggggcgccggcgacgtagTACTGGCTGCgcatggcgacgaggatcATGCGGAGGACCTTGAGGCTGCGCTTCTCCGGGTCCGGCTCGAGGGCCggggcgacgaagacgccgggCCGCTGGCACCAGGAGGGGCCGGACTCGACGATGGACGAGGGCGCCAGGAAGGACGGGGGGCCGGTGACATTGGAGAGGTCGCCTTGGACGGAGGAGAGGAACTGGGGGACATGAATGTTAGTGGGAGTGTTGTTTGTTGTCTCTCTTattttctccttttttcttttcttttttctttcttttttttttgtctcttctttttgctttctttctccttcttcctaCTCGAATCATGCATGGGAAGCTGCCCACTTACTTTGACCAGGTCGCCGATCCGTGATGAGAACGACTTGCCGTCCATTGCTTGTGCTGTGTTCTGTGTTCTGTGTTCCTGGAAGATGCTTAGATCTATCGTATCCGAGTTCTTATCCGCTTCCCCTTTCTGTTCTTCTCCCGCTTGTATGGGTCGTTTACTGGAGTTGTTTTCTGATAGTTGGACGGttcgtccgagtcgtcgaTCTAGTATTGCCGTAACAGGGGAATCTCCCAAAAAAGGTCAATGACTCTCGGCGTCTTGTCTTATCTCATCTCTACCAGGACACGCGGTTTCAGCTCCGTTTCAGCCAGCGCCGGTCGCGTCGAAACACTTCAGCAGATCGGTGGAGTTGAGCCACAAGCGAAGTGGACTGCAGAGAGGACAGACGGTGTACGTATTCTTGAGtatatacacacacacacacacttaTATGTAAATATGTATACGCAATCGACAAGAAGCACAACCCATTCGAGATCCTGGACCGTTGCGACAGGCTGGGGGGGGTAATGCGTCTTTTGACATAATCTCGAACCCCCCCAAGACTTAACTCAAATGAGTAGCATGTGACAGTCGCACACAGATAAGATGGGCATTGGCCTCAAGCAATCTAACATAGTAAAGGCTAGaggcccctccccccaatgTCACCCGCATcgtctcccctctcctctcttcccttACCCTCTCCCCTTCGTCTAAAGAACACGGCCTCAGCCACCCTCACCCCCCTGCTCAGCCCACAGTCTCGGCGCTGCATCTCCCCGGGGCAGAGGGGGGGACGGGGTCACTAGGGGCCTGTGTGGTTCTGCCGCCGGCGCAACATCCTCCCGCCAGGGTACTCCAAGCTTTCGGGTCGGACGAAATGGCGGGTCGTCTGTCTTGCCGGTAAACCTTAAGCTATGAGCTCCGATCGGGAGAGGTTTTGGATGGAATCAGAGCGAGGACCATATCGCGCACTTCGGCCAGATTGTGCCCATCAAGTCTTACATACACaggagagagatagagagatCGAGACCAAGATGGGGAGAGAGGCGTGAAATGCAAGACATGTCGGTTCATCACCGCTCGAAGAGACAGCTGCAGCTaagacggacggacggtCTCTGGAACTGACAACACAGCAAccagcaagcaagcaacaAACAGCAAAGCAAACACCGGCGCTAGGACTCGGAGACGCCCCCGGCGCCTCTGCATGTTTCCCAACCATCTTCACTTCCCCCCTCATACGTCCAATCACTGAAACACACCTgtccgacggcctcgaccctTGCTTTCACAAGCTCTCGAGCTTACGACGGGGCCTCGCGTGGACCATCGGTCCGCACTTAGATTCCGGGATCCTAGTGTGTCTACTTACAGCTCTTCAGAAACTTGCCCGTCGGACCGGCCACTCTGCgcatcgacatcatcatcatcatcaccgtcaTCACCAACCCCCCCGACCACATACCAGTCCTTCACGCGCGccgtgccgtcggcgacccTCTCCCACACCTCGGGACGGCACGTCTCGGGCTTGAGCACGTAGCAGATCgggtccggcggcggcggcggcgcgttcTTGATGTGCCACGTGTCGCGGACGCCGACCGTCGCCAGCGCGTCCGTCACGGGCACGAGCCCCGTCGCGATGTCGCGGTTGAAGGTGGCGCGCATGAAGATCTCGTACGCCGCGACGGGCTGGTACGCCGGCACCTCGTGGCCCGCCTGGAACACGCGCGAGAAGCTGTAGTTGCCGAGCTGCCGCGTCATGCCCGTGACGCCGTCGGGCGTGATGAGGGGCGCGTAGCCCGCGGaggcgaaggcggccgaCCGGCTGTAGGGGATCGCCAGGCTCGCCTTTTCGCCGCCGACCCAGTTGCAGGCGTAGTCGCGGTCGCCGTCTACAGGTATACA includes these proteins:
- a CDS encoding Zinc finger protein translates to MNPSSQANAGFQRAATKFKQSIPKTLWDQFAYDSNSLSSLNAEIKAIQKSHGEKGSLRNMARLGNFIEAMTQFGKVIEVFVNASEFVCFVWGPMKFLLGIGSAIPGHLLYKDMFSEHQNLKVILEDYYSDVLQFHAEALKVFGRSKFKDLFHATWKTFDSRFGPILQSLQSRRELLESEKLSASLDHIHNVRQRIDNLYQDQIRAVDDKVREKHRSRMTLIKEKLRAPEYYLDQEVAAGKREGLNTGRWLFEESQYTSWSDHTVSAHSILYLNGIPGAGKTTLVSSIISRLLEIQSSNPSLPHSVAYFYFKHGNSEKNNHDSFLRAVLTQLISQDTATSQEFFQKLSSQADVNIRSRESLQTLTKSALEEYRVSFLVLDGLDECDREQAEVTVKWLLSLLNDDRYIHKSSLRILFSGQRDGLLDVLLCAYPTICLESSEHTADIEKYCFQHFVFGFDKITRYERITASIYESEHESERETAQKIIALVVTAKRDLKWREIQSFFCIDSSNGTVDPDERLQVKAKDLCGSLVDVHPINGQASEHEYAVRIVHDTARRYLINKKIVNDALENARILSFCMEYLTSGPFSRINRSHTVAAHARRAYYSLQDYAVAHWYDHATELAAIRMYDSEHCPEMWEESMRAASLLARFLVDYGSSVDGIGGGDTSVSLQATLDKLPSYERDRVSLLNIVQRTTWIRQEIENLENLADDEKQILAELHGSNVGYKCHKPWCLMFATGFDKSDERESHMNRHERPFLCPFHGCFGSIVGFESKVVMDQHHKKNHSDAPPTIPRFPTPRRTRTSLDLFRAASRGDIDEVTQLLDNGHDANRTKATLFKTPLWISAKNGSYEVCKLLIERGAHLNQPHVRGYQIHNLPLATASEGGHVSTVHLLLKAHEKKKHTLYTSGFLTALQGAIQRNHLELFELLLSFYRLINFKDTWVSRRKVLLEACGCAQVSMVKLLLQNGFQSEADYSCIDACLSKMKDEPEVSDWAVQILEALLSTGQPEITNMDSWLISEGHQAIVFMILSYPKTRLGRLSLIDLLDLATKKSSANIVDLLNNLLAEAIAADENEIIPDYIQATARLSANASRSLESETSDSD
- a CDS encoding oxysterol-binding protein, giving the protein MDGKSFSSRIGDLVKFLSSVQGDLSNVTGPPSFLAPSSIVESGPSWCQRPGVFVAPALEPDPEKRSLKVLRMILVAMRSQYYVAGAPGVSIKKPLNAFLGELFLASWTDSDRKARTELVAEQVSHHPPITAMHMASREHGIRADGYARVEMTFSSSVNIRQVGHAVLHIDRYDEDYLIPLPEVKVRGFLNACLYPEVLGTYYVVSNTGYVSEIKFSGSGVFRGKKNSFEARVYHKNDKKNTIYELQGCWSEGWTVKDARTGEVLEHYEVDALDNLPAPVELEPVPEQDPWESRRAWNGVIEGLGRGDFRATVDAKSKIEEAQRRMRAEERSKGETWEPLFFKSIPGEDHEVFHRLTKGVDWQLHDKHTKGVWKIDDAKRDSIQKPYRGELTPLG